In the Telopea speciosissima isolate NSW1024214 ecotype Mountain lineage chromosome 2, Tspe_v1, whole genome shotgun sequence genome, one interval contains:
- the LOC122650919 gene encoding uncharacterized protein LOC122650919, with the protein MTGWSKLNIDGSSLGNPSATGAGGIFRDHLGALVRCFASYQGVGTNYMAEMAAFMVGLNEACGLGIEKLWIESDLAALELQPAVADGGVALGLLARGTSPTLRASDKCQREKRKTINGDDLLWAMATLGFKDYIDTLKVYLNRNREMEGDTKGSAKSGDKRDAVGVQPGPNAQIAHQESFTQGVSYMNSQVIILPLFLFQHLDQHRHSDQAGH; encoded by the exons ATGACAGGGTGGAGCAAGCTCAACATTGAtggatcttcattggggaacCCAAGCGCCACTGGTGCAGGAGGCATCTTCAGGGATCACCTTGGCGCTCTTGTAAGATGCTTTGCTTCCTACCAAGGGGTGGGAACCAATTACATGGCTGAAATGGCAGCCTTCATGGTAGGGCTAAATGAGGCTTGTGGCTTAGGCATAGAGAAGCTCTGGATTGAAAGTGACTTGGCAGCCTTG GAGCTCCAGCCTGCTGTAGCTGACGGTGGTGTTGCTCTCGGCCTCCTTGCTCGGGGAACATCTCCTACTCTGAG GGCAAGCGATAAGTGTCAgcgagagaaaagaaagacgaTTAATGGTGATGATCTGCTCTGGGCGATGGCGACGTTGGGTTTCAAAGATTATATTGATACCCTTAAGGTGTATCTGAATAGGAACAGAGAG ATGGAG GGTGATACCAAGGGATCTGCAAAGAGTGGTGATAAAAGGGATGCTGTTGGAGTTCAACCTGGTCCAAATGCACAG ATTGCTCATCAGGAATCCTTCACACAGGGAGTGAGCTATATGAATTCTCAAGTAATAATTTTACCTCTGTTTCTATTTCAGCATTTAGATCAACATAGACATTCCGATCAAGCCGGACATTAA